AAACCACCTGTTGGAAGAATTATGGACTACGGTAAATACAAATTCGAACAACAGAAAAAAGAAAAAGAAATGAAGAAGAAACAAAAAACAATAAACGTAAAAGAAATACGTTTAAGTCCTACTATTGAAGAACATGACTTCCAAACTAAGTTGAAAAATGGTCGTAAGTTCTTATCAAAAGGGGATAAATGTAAAGTTTCTATTCGTTTTAGAGGTAGAGCAATTACACATAAAGAAATTGGACAACGCGTTTTAGAAAAATTCGCTGAAGAATGTAAAGATATTGCTTCAGTTGAACAAAAACCTAAAATGGAAGGGCGTCAAATGTTCA
The Staphylococcus kloosii genome window above contains:
- the infC gene encoding translation initiation factor IF-3, translated to MSTIAKDQTQVNDKIRAKELRLIGQDGEQIGVKPKSEALEMADRVGLDVVVVAPNAKPPVGRIMDYGKYKFEQQKKEKEMKKKQKTINVKEIRLSPTIEEHDFQTKLKNGRKFLSKGDKCKVSIRFRGRAITHKEIGQRVLEKFAEECKDIASVEQKPKMEGRQMFIMLSPTAEK